In Euphorbia lathyris chromosome 2, ddEupLath1.1, whole genome shotgun sequence, the sequence GGtttctttctttatttctttgttCACTTTTTTAAGTATAAAGTCCAATTCATATCTTCAATTGAGTTTCTTATTTTTGTAAAAATCTCTCATTTTAGGGTAATTATTCAACACAAATTTGCTTATTTTCATATTGATTGTAcaagaaagttaattttttcgTCAGGCAGTTCTGTTTTGACAGGATTCGCAGAGGCAGCGGCCATATCCGTTTCGGGAATCAAAATTAAAGAACTAAGTATGGATCAGAAGGCTGAATTGCTGATTTTGGATCAATGGTATCAATCTGTCTTTTGTCAATAAAATTTCCATGTTAGGCAAATTATAATAGGCAGCTTATTCTAAGCCTAGACCGAAAACTAAGAAATCCATGAATTTGATATGCTTTGTGTAGCATAATTACTGAAGGGTAGACGGAAGAAGCTCTAAACTTCTGACTGGTCTGATATTGTTCATCTATTATTCTTGCAGCATTACAACTGCAGTTGCACTTGGAGTTATCTATAGTTTCACAAACACCTTCCAACCTCTTCCTGAAGATATGTTAGCCTATGGTACCCATCTTTTGAAATGTCATTCACTCATTCATTCTATCTACTTTATTGTTTCATATTTGCTATACTGATTTCATTTAGTTGAAAGAGTAGATGACTCAATGCCTTTGACTTCAATTTTTTGTTCCGAATTTTGATTCTTTCCTAATAGATAATATGTAGTTTTACACTGGTTTTCTTTCAGCTTGTTACTTGTTAACATCTAATGTTTGGTTAGCTTACTATGAAATTTTGTTAATTTAGATTTGAGGGAGCCAATTGATATTCAGAAGGGCTTGATTTTTTGGGCAGCGGCTAGTCTTATGGGTGCTCTACTTGTTGCATTGACAGGGTTTTCCATGTCTACATTTCATGCACAAAGAAAGGTTAGAaattggtttcaaacttaaatTATCATCTTCTCTTCTTATACGGCACAAAAGATTATAATTTAGTCAATCTTTAAAAAACCATATGATTAACTTTATCTTTAAAAATGGTAGAGTGTAATACCTACTTCATATCTATACATTTAGCAAGCCATTCTTCAAGCCAAGAACAAATGAATGTCAtatattgttgttattgttAATCATTATTGTTTATTCCTTTATGATTatctgttattattattatatttcaagctagttaattttctattatatattGTAATTGAATAATTATAATGATAAAAATTTAGATGATACACTTATTGCTGTTCTTTATATGTTTAACTGGACAATGTTAAACAGTTTAGTATTTGATACAAAACATTACATTTTATTCTGTTTTCTTAAACATATCTAGATGCAATTTTGGAAATCAAAGTATTGTAAACTTAAAAGTTCTTTAATAGTCGATCAATGGAGGAAAACAACTTAATCAAATCACTTGAACggttgaggaagatgaaacTTGGTGAATAGCTCTGGTCTCCCAAATAGTCGATTGAAATCAGTTAATATAAGATTTCCATTTTTCATTATAGAGAGCTTCGATCCCCTTACCTTTACAGGTTGATCGTGATTTGCCATCCAGACTGTGTTTTGCGCTGTTAgcaacgaaaaaaaaaaaaccagacATGCATTCCAGAAAACGTGTAACctcattttttttgtaatttattattattattattattattatcaccaTCATCATTGTTGTCCACaaacaaagaagaaaaagttATGCCACATGGAAAACTCTGACACCGTGACATAGTGGATTGTTTGAACAACAAAATGAAAAAGCAAAAGGCTATGGTTCTTGTTCTGTTCGATGCCATATTATCAGCCTCAAATTCCCTCACATATCTCCATGTTGCGaattatatttgaatttttctccctttttagtttttttttcttttgcagATTTCTCTACATGTATCTTGCCAAAATTCATGGCTCTCATGTGCAGATGTCCTCCATTTGTAGTTCCCATGGTCCTCTAGTTGCTCAATGGAGGCACAGTAATACCTGCTCCTTGATTTTCCTTCATTCGAAGACAAAGTTTGGCTTTGTATCTCCTATAGTTTGCTGCTCAAACAATGACTCTTTTTCCAAACACAGCCAGGCACAGATCTCTctcttgttttctttttaagttCAAAAAGGAACTAAATTTTTCTTATTTGCTTTGTTTTATGGCAGTTGGGTTATGATCCTTCAGAAGATTTGCTTGGAATTGATGCTGACCTGAAGTCAAGTTTGATACTCTTTTAATTAAtaatcattattttatttagCGGTAGGGGACACTAGGCATTTCTTTGAATATTGAGACATCTAATGCCTCAAATTGACTTTCAGGAATGGTAACTCTATTGCATCTAAGCCAAAGTCTTGGTTTGGTCCAAATGGTCTGTATATTAAAGAGCTTCCTTGCCCAAGTTGCAGAGGGAGAGGTTATACTCCATGTACTGAGTGTGGGATTGAAAGATCTAGGTTGGATTGTTCCCAGTGCATTGGAAAGGTAGATTCAACACTTCCACCCTTATTTGATCATGTTGCATCACTGACTGCATACAATATTCCAGTACTATCTTTGCTGTTCTTTTAAGTGATCGTCTTTATATTGTAAGCTAAATTAGTTTCTTGATCATTGAAACTTATTTGATCGCTCTCAATTATGGTAGGGTATTATAACTTGTCATCAGTGCTTGGGTGATTGTGTCATATGGGAAGAGTCAATTGATGAACAACCATGGGAGAAAGCTCGCTCtgtgtaaattttttatattttctcttTACTCTCTCATTTTCCCTTTTGGCTGTTGCATCTGTGAATTAAATTACCAAGTGTAAAAGCTTGTGAATTGATGAAGGAATTGTGTGCCATTGTTCTGATTTAAGGTCTTGATTTTGTCTTTTTGTTCTCAGTTCTCCACTCAAAGTGAAGGAAGACGATGAAGTGGATAATTTAGAGATACAGTTGgaaaagaaaaaatcaaaacGCGTGTATCAAACACCTAGTCCTGAAGTAGGACAGAAGATCAGCCGATCTCTAAAAGTTGGTGACTTCAAACTTTTCTATATTTAAAACCAAATATTTCAAATTTCTTGTTAAAGAATCTAAACTATCATCTGAGTCTTAAGTCATAATAATATTACAAAATAAAGTTAGGTTTTAATTGTGCAAGGTTGAATGTTTTGGTTTTATGGGTTCATCGTCCTATTACCTTTAGTGCTTGTGTCCATCTCTGTCTAATATGgtattgaatgaaattaaaaGGTATAAAGCTTACACTTATCATCCCATAAATAACATATCCAAGTATCATATGTAAAATGCTGTAGGGACTGTAGAAGTGTAGAGGTTGGTGGGTTCTACAGAATCTTAGTAGCCATGCAAATGAAAAATTTCTGTCAATAAATTTTTCTAATCAAACTCATATGGGAGTTATTCAACACTCTCCAATAATGATCACCCTTAGGGAGGCGTCTGTAAAAGCATCTATTGTTCATTATTTATTTCATGTCTTGTGATGGTACCTTAGGTGGGTCATGTACGGGCATAGATATTATATGTCCATAAGACAGTTGGGAATTGGCTAGATCATGATTTTAGTTTTCTTGGATACTTTGATGATTGCAGAGTCTCAATGCCAAAACTGGACTGTTTAGTAAAAGAATGAAGATCATCCATAGCAATCCCGTGCTTCATGCTCAACGGGTGGCTGCAATTAAGGTCCGGCACTATTTACTCATTGTTGTTCTGTTGGAGCACTAGATTATGTTCACCTGCTTTATACTTGACAACATTATGGTATCAAATGGCTTATTTCTATTGATCACTACTGCCTCAGTCTTGAACAATAAGCAATCTCCTATATCATGTCACATTGTAGCAATATAATAGCTTCTCAACAGAAACGTGTAATACTTAGGAACAAGAAAGTGCGTTGgatatataaaattgaaatcGAGAATCACAGTATCTGAAATGTTGAAGAAAAGAAGTAGCAAGAGGGAGCATTTCACTtgcataatataaaaattatatgatCTGATAACTATTTTGCCATATTACTTTATACTGCACATTGTTAGTCTACATTCAACTTGAAGAATGGAACTTCAAGAATTTACGATGGTACTTAATCACTGGTAGAACTTTTCAAAAGTCAGACACCCTTCCCTGAGTCTATGTCACCGATGGTCCCATTTGTTTACCTCCTTTCTTACTGGAAGATAGTTAAACACAAGGAAAATCTATTCATTGAATAAAATGTATGAAACTTTTGGAAttgtttcatatttttgaaaaaattgaacCATCAACATGATTGCCAACGAATTGATTATGGCGTACTTCTATGCTTTGTATATTAATGCAGAAAGCCAAAGGAACTGCTGCTGCAAGGAAACATACTTCTGAAACTTTGAAAGCTTTCTTTAGTGATCCAGAAAACCGACACAAAAGGAGTGTTGCTATGAAAGGTTTGGCTTGAAAAATTCTACAATGTTTAGCATTGATACAATTTAGTATTTAAATTTAGTCCATTTTCTTGATCTAACTAATGCACAGTCTAGTTTAGTACTAGGTAATTGTTGAGCATGCTTCTGCTGCCTTGATCTAGAACTATAGCTGTCTCAATTCTGAATATGTCTTCTTTTTTGGTCtttcaatttatttatattCAATTCTATGAAATACTAAAGTGGTGAAAACTGTAAGATTGATTGATTGCCTTAATTGAATTCAGTGGGGAAAAATTAGTAGGAAAATCTGTAACCATGATTGGTGTAAACATCACTTTAATTTGGTTAGTGCGCTGCTGA encodes:
- the LOC136218455 gene encoding uncharacterized protein isoform X3, which codes for MDQKAELLILDQCITTAVALGVIYSFTNTFQPLPEDMLAYDLREPIDIQKGLIFWAAASLMGALLVALTGFSMSTFHAQRKMSSICSSHGPLVAQWRHSNTCSLIFLHSKTKFGFVSPIVCCSNNDSFSKHSQLGYDPSEDLLGIDADLKNGNSIASKPKSWFGPNGLYIKELPCPSCRGRGYTPCTECGIERSRLDCSQCIGKGIITCHQCLGDCVIWEESIDEQPWEKARSVSPLKVKEDDEVDNLEIQLEKKKSKRVYQTPSPEVGQKISRSLKSLNAKTGLFSKRMKIIHSNPVLHAQRVAAIKKAKGTAAARKHTSETLKAFFSDPENRHKRSVAMKGVNFFCNHCGREGHRKHYCPEFKDDSLDRRFRCRLCGKKGHNRRTCPKSRMSSHKSTGRRRYHCKICHTRGHNRRTCPKLSGSELVGSNIKKSSLISKQRIYTCLSCREKGHNVRTCPNRKADPATGSVGYEKETDDPAME
- the LOC136218455 gene encoding uncharacterized protein isoform X2 — translated: MRERERERAGEAYSNSHTQLNSKPQSSPFLYLCLTQIMVCTILTSICISHPSTLVLLFPKHNHPLLLNKPNFSSNFPTSTSICNFYQKGGGLRWSILKRWPWQWRTASLTSLTCGFSSVLTGFAEAAAISVSGIKIKELSMDQKAELLILDQCITTAVALGVIYSFTNTFQPLPEDMLAYGFSMSTFHAQRKMSSICSSHGPLVAQWRHSNTCSLIFLHSKTKFGFVSPIVCCSNNDSFSKHSQLGYDPSEDLLGIDADLKNGNSIASKPKSWFGPNGLYIKELPCPSCRGRGYTPCTECGIERSRLDCSQCIGKGIITCHQCLGDCVIWEESIDEQPWEKARSVSPLKVKEDDEVDNLEIQLEKKKSKRVYQTPSPEVGQKISRSLKSLNAKTGLFSKRMKIIHSNPVLHAQRVAAIKKAKGTAAARKHTSETLKAFFSDPENRHKRSVAMKGVNFFCNHCGREGHRKHYCPEFKDDSLDRRFRCRLCGKKGHNRRTCPKSRMSSHKSTGRRRYHCKICHTRGHNRRTCPKLSGSELVGSNIKKSSLISKQRIYTCLSCREKGHNVRTCPNRKADPATGSVGYEKETDDPAME
- the LOC136218455 gene encoding uncharacterized protein isoform X1, whose protein sequence is MRERERERAGEAYSNSHTQLNSKPQSSPFLYLCLTQIMVCTILTSICISHPSTLVLLFPKHNHPLLLNKPNFSSNFPTSTSICNFYQKGGGLRWSILKRWPWQWRTASLTSLTCGFSSVLTGFAEAAAISVSGIKIKELSMDQKAELLILDQCITTAVALGVIYSFTNTFQPLPEDMLAYDLREPIDIQKGLIFWAAASLMGALLVALTGFSMSTFHAQRKMSSICSSHGPLVAQWRHSNTCSLIFLHSKTKFGFVSPIVCCSNNDSFSKHSQLGYDPSEDLLGIDADLKNGNSIASKPKSWFGPNGLYIKELPCPSCRGRGYTPCTECGIERSRLDCSQCIGKGIITCHQCLGDCVIWEESIDEQPWEKARSVSPLKVKEDDEVDNLEIQLEKKKSKRVYQTPSPEVGQKISRSLKSLNAKTGLFSKRMKIIHSNPVLHAQRVAAIKKAKGTAAARKHTSETLKAFFSDPENRHKRSVAMKGVNFFCNHCGREGHRKHYCPEFKDDSLDRRFRCRLCGKKGHNRRTCPKSRMSSHKSTGRRRYHCKICHTRGHNRRTCPKLSGSELVGSNIKKSSLISKQRIYTCLSCREKGHNVRTCPNRKADPATGSVGYEKETDDPAME